Proteins encoded within one genomic window of Bacillus sp. F19:
- a CDS encoding amino acid permease: protein MDMNLIENQEPTVKRKLKARHMSMIAIGGSIGTGLFLASGATIQSAGPGGSLTAYACIGIMVYFLMTSLGEMATYMPVSGSFSTYATRFVDPAFGFALGWNYWFNWAVTLAVEIAAAAIIMKFWLPEVPSIIWSALFLGLIFILNALSIRSYGESEYWFALIKVVAIIVFIIIGLLTILGIFGGEMIGFKNFTTGEAPFKGGFLSIISIFLIAGFSFQGTELVGIAAGESENPEKNVPNAIRQVFWRILLFYIGAILILGLLIPYTSPSLLSGDLENISVSPFTLVFERAGLAFAASVMNAVVLTSLLSAGNSGLYASTRMLWSMAKDNQAPKFLAKVNHRGIPMNALIITTLIGGLAFLTSVFGDHVFTWLLNASGLTGFIAWIGIAVSHYRFRRAYVAQGGDLNELKYKAKWFPLGPILSFILCIVVIAGQNYEAYLNGSIDWYGVAVSYIGLPLFLAIWLGYKVFHKTKIISLKDCHFEKSM, encoded by the coding sequence ATGGACATGAATCTCATTGAAAATCAAGAACCGACAGTTAAAAGAAAATTGAAAGCAAGGCATATGTCTATGATCGCAATTGGAGGTTCTATCGGAACTGGCTTATTTTTGGCAAGTGGTGCAACCATCCAAAGTGCAGGACCTGGCGGATCTCTCACTGCATATGCATGCATAGGAATTATGGTTTATTTTCTTATGACCAGCTTGGGGGAAATGGCGACATATATGCCTGTATCTGGATCCTTTTCTACCTATGCTACACGCTTTGTAGATCCCGCATTTGGTTTTGCACTTGGCTGGAATTATTGGTTTAATTGGGCAGTCACCCTTGCAGTGGAAATAGCTGCGGCAGCTATCATTATGAAATTCTGGCTGCCTGAAGTGCCAAGCATTATTTGGAGTGCATTGTTCCTTGGACTCATCTTTATTCTGAACGCTCTATCCATTAGAAGTTATGGTGAATCAGAATATTGGTTTGCCCTTATAAAAGTCGTGGCCATCATTGTTTTTATCATTATTGGATTATTGACAATCTTGGGGATTTTTGGCGGAGAAATGATTGGATTTAAAAACTTTACTACGGGTGAAGCTCCTTTCAAGGGAGGATTTTTATCGATCATCAGTATCTTTCTTATCGCTGGATTTTCATTCCAAGGTACAGAACTAGTTGGTATTGCTGCTGGAGAAAGTGAGAATCCTGAAAAAAATGTTCCAAATGCGATTCGCCAAGTATTTTGGCGCATCTTATTGTTTTACATCGGAGCCATTTTAATACTTGGTTTGTTAATTCCATATACGAGTCCAAGTTTATTAAGCGGGGATTTAGAAAACATTTCTGTAAGCCCTTTCACGCTCGTTTTTGAACGGGCAGGACTTGCGTTCGCGGCTTCTGTCATGAATGCGGTTGTTTTAACATCCTTACTATCAGCAGGGAACTCTGGGCTTTATGCATCAACTAGGATGTTATGGTCGATGGCAAAAGATAATCAGGCTCCAAAGTTTCTAGCAAAAGTTAACCACAGGGGAATCCCGATGAATGCTTTGATAATCACGACATTAATTGGAGGGCTGGCTTTTTTAACGTCTGTTTTTGGGGATCATGTATTTACATGGCTATTAAATGCTTCAGGATTAACGGGATTCATTGCTTGGATTGGAATTGCCGTTAGCCATTATCGTTTTAGACGTGCGTACGTAGCACAGGGCGGTGACTTAAACGAATTAAAATACAAAGCAAAATGGTTCCCGCTCGGTCCGATTCTTTCATTTATCCTTTGCATAGTTGTCATTGCAGGACAGAATTACGAGGCGTATTTAAACGGCAGTATTGACTGGTACGGGGTCGCAGTCTCCTACATTGGTTTACCATTGTTTCTAGCGATATGGTTAGGGTACAAGGTTTTTCATAAGACCAAAATAATTTCATTGAAAGACTGTCATTTTGAAAAATCAATGTAG
- a CDS encoding GNAT family N-acetyltransferase, translating into MMQLKWENEGYIVSDDKTLLQMGKIEAWLSEAYWAAGRSREIIEKSIQHSLCFGMYDPDGRQIGFARVITDQAVFSWIMDVIIDQEFRGKGLGKKLVECIIAHPDILHTKMGLATKDAHGLYRQFDFEMDECMRRPLL; encoded by the coding sequence ATGATGCAGTTGAAATGGGAGAATGAAGGATATATCGTATCGGATGACAAAACGCTGCTTCAAATGGGAAAAATAGAAGCTTGGCTCAGCGAAGCGTATTGGGCAGCAGGCCGCTCTAGAGAAATTATCGAAAAAAGCATCCAACACTCCTTGTGCTTTGGAATGTATGATCCAGATGGCAGGCAAATAGGTTTTGCCAGAGTCATTACAGATCAGGCGGTTTTCTCGTGGATTATGGACGTAATCATTGATCAGGAATTCAGAGGAAAAGGCCTGGGAAAAAAGCTCGTTGAATGTATAATCGCACATCCGGACATTTTGCATACTAAAATGGGATTAGCTACAAAGGATGCTCACGGGCTTTATCGGCAGTTTGACTTTGAAATGGATGAGTGCATGAGAAGACCACTCTTATAA
- a CDS encoding VOC family protein — translation MEFKLDHIVHFVDRHPLEAANMFIKQDLHAVMGGRHENWGSHNSLCYFSDLAYLEFLAVEDRKKANAANNPLILRLLKQRAEGLGQLAIRTDRIEEVKQQLEVKGLETGEVIDASRKREDGSLLEWKMLFIQQSDEGCPLPFFIQWNQTDDERKQDLHKNGALGAQNLDVSISAVHYIVKDLNSAVTKWRKYFDLPRGEETVNDEWRARSYAIKLPSFQLIFTEASGAGTVQQMLAKKGEGPYLVEFDPPVFKSCYQICGSMFK, via the coding sequence ATGGAATTCAAACTTGATCACATCGTTCATTTTGTTGACAGGCATCCACTTGAAGCCGCAAATATGTTCATAAAACAGGATTTACATGCTGTTATGGGCGGACGTCATGAAAACTGGGGGTCTCACAACAGCCTATGTTATTTCAGCGATCTGGCCTACTTGGAGTTTCTTGCTGTTGAAGACCGCAAGAAAGCAAATGCGGCAAATAATCCGCTTATTCTCAGGCTGTTAAAGCAGCGTGCTGAAGGCTTGGGGCAGCTTGCAATCCGGACTGACCGGATTGAAGAAGTGAAACAGCAGCTTGAAGTAAAGGGGCTTGAGACAGGAGAAGTCATTGATGCCAGCAGAAAAAGAGAGGATGGCAGCTTATTAGAATGGAAAATGCTCTTTATTCAACAAAGCGATGAAGGCTGTCCGCTGCCTTTTTTTATCCAATGGAACCAGACAGATGATGAACGGAAGCAAGACTTGCATAAGAACGGTGCTTTGGGCGCTCAAAACCTGGACGTATCTATTTCAGCCGTCCATTATATCGTAAAAGATTTAAATTCCGCCGTTACCAAATGGAGAAAATACTTTGATTTGCCAAGGGGAGAGGAAACGGTGAATGATGAGTGGCGGGCAAGAAGCTATGCCATCAAGCTTCCATCCTTTCAGCTCATTTTTACAGAAGCATCCGGAGCGGGCACGGTTCAGCAAATGCTTGCGAAGAAAGGCGAAGGTCCATATTTGGTTGAATTCGATCCGCCGGTTTTTAAATCCTGCTATCAAATTTGCGGCAGTATGTTTAAATAA
- a CDS encoding LuxR C-terminal-related transcriptional regulator gives MLSNRETEVLQHLANGYCMKEMASYMKISEFTVRDYISAVIRKLGVNHRAEAVAARLRKGMIH, from the coding sequence ATTTTAAGCAACCGGGAAACGGAAGTGCTTCAGCATCTTGCAAATGGATATTGTATGAAAGAAATGGCTTCATACATGAAGATCAGCGAATTTACCGTCAGGGATTACATAAGTGCCGTCATTCGAAAATTAGGGGTGAACCATCGCGCAGAGGCTGTGGCTGCCAGATTAAGAAAAGGAATGATACATTAA
- a CDS encoding deoxyribodipyrimidine photo-lyase: MNVVWFKRDLRIADHKPLADAALYGEVLPLYAAEPSLWSGEDYSARHFQFVRESLEELQGALEDRGGRLFTYMGEMEEALSALFKTYGPFTLYAHEEKAGPRVHDRNARVREWMNDRGLRFLEYPINEKNSGRKLQERWNVFCRSEPFSRPEHVEVPKTIPESFFIGSEKLKSFPVSGEPIRFGQQGGEQQALETLETFLEERFHLYEEHGSNLLQSTVSSSRLSPYLAWGNISFRAVVQKTSIKIENCDNLFLVKQLTSFQEQLKERWKLMEQENLLELQPLPDEKGAGDDLFLRWFKGQTGIPMIDASMTCLHKTGWIPSKYRGMLASFAANTLSLNVQKCSDALASLFLDYEPIIHVHQIQKMPEKVQDPVKIGKKEDPDGVFIKRYLPGLSNVPAKHIHEPWHYPGFFRLDYQAPIVDIKKANQAARKPGISERPSKSSDHEQLKFDL; the protein is encoded by the coding sequence ATGAACGTTGTCTGGTTTAAACGTGATTTACGAATAGCTGATCATAAGCCGCTTGCTGACGCAGCTCTATATGGGGAAGTTCTCCCGCTGTATGCAGCCGAACCATCTTTATGGTCTGGAGAAGACTATTCTGCAAGGCACTTTCAGTTTGTCCGGGAAAGCTTAGAGGAACTGCAGGGTGCTTTGGAAGATAGGGGCGGCAGATTATTCACCTATATGGGGGAGATGGAAGAGGCGCTTTCTGCACTCTTTAAAACATATGGCCCATTCACTTTGTATGCTCATGAAGAAAAGGCAGGGCCACGTGTACATGACAGGAATGCAAGAGTGAGAGAATGGATGAATGATAGAGGTCTCAGGTTTTTGGAGTATCCCATTAATGAAAAAAACAGCGGAAGAAAACTTCAGGAAAGATGGAACGTTTTTTGTCGAAGTGAGCCTTTTAGCCGCCCTGAGCATGTCGAAGTACCAAAAACCATTCCAGAAAGCTTTTTCATTGGGTCGGAAAAACTTAAATCTTTTCCTGTCAGTGGGGAACCAATCAGATTTGGCCAGCAGGGCGGTGAACAGCAGGCGCTTGAAACGCTTGAAACCTTTTTGGAGGAACGATTTCACTTATACGAAGAGCATGGTTCTAACCTTCTTCAATCAACTGTTTCATCAAGCAGGCTTTCGCCATATTTGGCATGGGGAAATATTTCGTTTCGTGCAGTTGTCCAGAAAACGTCGATAAAGATAGAAAATTGTGATAATTTGTTTCTTGTGAAACAATTAACATCTTTTCAGGAGCAGCTTAAGGAAAGGTGGAAGCTGATGGAGCAGGAAAATCTCCTTGAATTGCAGCCTTTGCCGGATGAAAAAGGGGCAGGGGATGATTTGTTTTTGAGATGGTTTAAAGGGCAAACTGGGATTCCCATGATAGATGCATCAATGACTTGTCTTCATAAAACCGGGTGGATCCCCTCAAAATATCGAGGTATGCTCGCGTCTTTTGCTGCCAATACGCTTTCCCTGAACGTGCAAAAGTGTTCGGATGCGCTAGCTTCCCTTTTTCTGGACTATGAGCCCATCATTCATGTTCACCAGATTCAAAAGATGCCGGAGAAAGTGCAGGATCCAGTGAAAATAGGAAAAAAAGAAGATCCAGACGGGGTTTTTATTAAGAGATACTTACCAGGTCTTTCGAATGTTCCTGCTAAACATATCCATGAGCCTTGGCATTATCCCGGTTTTTTTCGCTTGGATTATCAGGCGCCAATAGTAGATATTAAAAAAGCGAATCAGGCTGCAAGGAAGCCGGGTATATCAGAACGTCCTTCAAAGTCCTCTGATCATGAACAATTGAAATTCGATTTGTGA
- a CDS encoding DUF1992 domain-containing protein, producing the protein MDFFTILSEDKIKQAIKDGEFKQLPGMGKPLELEDLSHIPPELRMSYKMMKNANMMDEDIELKKVIHTLEQLIAQCPDEMEKEKLQVQLNEKAFQLDKVLKKRNTFSSRASAFYKDKIYSKWS; encoded by the coding sequence ATGGATTTTTTCACGATTCTTTCAGAAGATAAAATTAAACAGGCGATAAAAGATGGCGAGTTTAAACAGCTTCCCGGTATGGGAAAGCCTCTTGAGCTTGAAGATTTGTCCCATATTCCGCCTGAACTCCGAATGTCCTATAAAATGATGAAAAATGCGAACATGATGGATGAAGACATCGAGCTGAAAAAAGTGATTCATACGTTAGAGCAGCTGATTGCCCAATGTCCGGATGAAATGGAGAAAGAAAAGCTGCAGGTGCAGCTGAACGAGAAAGCATTTCAGCTTGATAAGGTTCTAAAGAAAAGAAATACCTTCAGTTCAAGAGCCTCTGCTTTTTATAAAGATAAGATTTATTCGAAATGGTCCTAA
- a CDS encoding PadR family transcriptional regulator, whose protein sequence is MKHTGRHTGAFLLLFLTEGDCYGGKLLQKCEEELPVNPIDSAIIYRTLKKLETEGAVESYLDTTDRDKPIRMYKITVAGKRKLEEFQIDIEVKMKNLSFFIKKYKELKKKPNHD, encoded by the coding sequence TGAAACATACAGGGAGACATACAGGTGCATTTCTTTTATTATTTTTAACTGAAGGAGATTGTTATGGAGGGAAACTTCTACAAAAATGTGAGGAAGAGCTACCGGTCAATCCGATTGATAGTGCAATTATATATCGCACACTAAAAAAATTAGAAACAGAAGGTGCTGTAGAGTCTTATTTGGATACAACCGATCGAGATAAACCGATAAGGATGTACAAGATTACTGTAGCTGGAAAACGAAAATTAGAAGAGTTTCAAATAGATATTGAGGTAAAAATGAAAAATTTATCATTTTTCATAAAAAAATATAAAGAATTGAAAAAGAAGCCTAATCATGATTAA
- a CDS encoding MFS transporter codes for MRLRDWDRNLKIRLFGEALMNITYWMFFPFLTIYFAEEFGKEQAGFLLVFSQIFSVMANLMGGYCADRFGRKKMMVLSAVGQGLSFLTFALSVSPWFEAPLLGFFCFALAGVFGSFYWPASQAMIADVVEEKDRSNVFAVFYTSINLAVVIGPILGAIFYVNYFFELLVFAGFVCFLLAGLLFLWTRETAPFAGSKLGSGSKWYEFLLHQIRDYKIIFKDKAFLLYIGAGVLAAQTFMQLDMLIPVYTKETVQNEQLFSIGDWSVTLGGEQAFGFLLSENGLLVAILTISVTKWMTAYKERNVFILSSILYGVSIFLFGQFSFIWGLIFAMALFTFAELMTAGLQQSFVSKLAPEHMRGQYFAAASLRYTVGRTIAPLSIPMTVWFGFQWTFAIFGILACVSALLYWLMFSVYDKRSTAGTRS; via the coding sequence ATGAGACTTAGGGATTGGGACCGAAATTTAAAAATACGCTTATTTGGCGAAGCATTGATGAATATTACATATTGGATGTTTTTCCCCTTTTTGACAATTTATTTTGCTGAGGAATTCGGGAAGGAGCAGGCGGGATTTCTGCTTGTGTTTTCGCAGATTTTTTCTGTTATGGCGAACTTAATGGGAGGCTACTGCGCGGACCGGTTCGGAAGGAAGAAAATGATGGTGCTGTCTGCTGTTGGTCAGGGACTGTCATTTCTTACGTTTGCTCTTTCCGTTTCCCCATGGTTTGAAGCTCCGCTTCTTGGTTTTTTCTGCTTTGCGCTTGCAGGAGTTTTCGGATCATTTTATTGGCCGGCAAGTCAGGCCATGATTGCAGATGTCGTAGAAGAAAAAGACCGAAGCAATGTGTTTGCCGTCTTCTACACGTCCATTAACCTGGCCGTCGTCATTGGTCCGATTTTGGGTGCTATTTTCTATGTGAATTATTTCTTTGAATTATTGGTGTTTGCAGGGTTCGTTTGTTTCTTGCTTGCAGGATTGCTTTTTCTATGGACGCGCGAAACTGCCCCTTTTGCCGGCAGCAAGCTTGGCAGCGGCTCCAAGTGGTATGAATTTCTTCTTCATCAGATTCGGGATTACAAGATTATTTTTAAGGATAAAGCATTCCTTCTTTATATTGGTGCAGGCGTGCTTGCAGCTCAAACCTTTATGCAGCTTGATATGCTGATTCCTGTGTATACAAAAGAAACCGTTCAGAATGAGCAGCTGTTCTCAATTGGAGATTGGTCCGTCACTCTCGGGGGTGAGCAGGCTTTCGGGTTTCTGCTTTCAGAAAATGGCTTGCTTGTAGCCATCCTGACAATTTCCGTAACTAAGTGGATGACGGCCTATAAAGAAAGGAACGTTTTTATTCTTTCCTCTATTTTATACGGAGTGTCGATCTTCCTCTTTGGACAGTTCAGCTTTATCTGGGGACTTATTTTTGCTATGGCGCTCTTTACATTTGCTGAACTGATGACGGCAGGTTTGCAGCAAAGCTTCGTCTCAAAGCTTGCTCCTGAACACATGCGAGGACAATATTTTGCCGCAGCCAGTCTTCGATATACCGTAGGGCGGACGATTGCCCCGCTTTCCATCCCGATGACGGTCTGGTTTGGTTTTCAATGGACGTTTGCCATTTTCGGGATCCTTGCATGCGTAAGTGCGCTGCTCTACTGGTTGATGTTTTCGGTTTATGATAAAAGAAGTACAGCTGGCACACGGTCATAA
- a CDS encoding permease — MKILRKYCFFFILLIGLIILTFINHSIGWKATQLTGKSILDMLFLLPPVLIFVGLLDKWVEKETLIRYMGKNSGFYGIFFALFLGVIAAGPLYVAFPIAVIFLKKGASLRYVVFFIGVWSTAKLPVVVYELASFGVKFTLIHICFGLMFSYFLGVIFEKIYAPQQLMNYDITEDV; from the coding sequence ATGAAAATTTTAAGAAAATATTGTTTCTTTTTCATTTTATTAATTGGGCTCATTATACTTACTTTTATAAACCATTCGATAGGATGGAAGGCAACTCAATTAACTGGAAAAAGCATTTTAGATATGCTTTTTCTGCTCCCCCCTGTCTTAATATTTGTAGGTTTACTTGACAAATGGGTAGAGAAAGAAACATTAATTAGATATATGGGGAAAAACTCTGGCTTCTATGGCATTTTTTTCGCTCTATTTTTAGGAGTAATTGCTGCTGGTCCATTATATGTTGCTTTTCCCATAGCGGTAATTTTTCTAAAAAAAGGAGCAAGTTTACGGTATGTTGTATTCTTTATAGGGGTTTGGTCAACTGCAAAATTACCAGTTGTTGTATATGAATTGGCTTCATTTGGAGTTAAGTTTACACTTATTCATATTTGTTTTGGTCTAATGTTCTCCTATTTCTTGGGTGTTATTTTTGAGAAAATTTATGCCCCTCAACAATTGATGAATTATGATATAACAGAAGACGTATAA